From one Streptomyces sp. NBC_01478 genomic stretch:
- a CDS encoding amidohydrolase → MADNPSALTLDRVRLGAGGPLARVRVADGRITHVVPAADAGAESGGERQLDLGGRVLLPGLWDAHVHLAEWASARHRLDLAGTASAQAVAELVRERAGASDGTVFYGYGFRDGLWADAPHKRLLDAVLPDRPVALVSADLHASWLNSACLALVGRGDHPTGLIREHEAHEVLSALPAAPDEVVDGWIEEACRAAAARGVSGVIDFQFGDTVADWERRSAQFRPAVRVSAAVYPSYLDAAIKRGLRTGDVVGAEGGLVQVGPLKLFTDGSLNTRTALCRDPYPGLEDTDGAHGIEETAPDELVRLMRHAAAHGVEPAVHAIGDRANTVALDAFEAVRCRGRIEHAQLLSPQDLPRFAQLGVVAGVQPRHATDDRDVADRHWAGRTGRAFAYGDLLAAGARLEFGSDAPVSPLDPWLAIASAVSRTDDERPAWHPEQRLSVPDALVAAARGRRLVRVGDPADLVVVDADPLDADPDTLRAMPVHATMTNGRWTHGTY, encoded by the coding sequence ATGGCGGACAACCCCAGCGCCCTGACACTCGATCGGGTGCGGCTCGGTGCGGGTGGGCCGCTCGCGCGGGTGCGCGTGGCGGACGGGCGGATCACCCACGTCGTGCCGGCAGCGGACGCGGGCGCCGAGTCCGGCGGTGAGCGGCAACTCGACCTCGGCGGGCGGGTGTTGCTGCCGGGCCTGTGGGACGCGCACGTCCACCTCGCGGAGTGGGCGAGCGCCCGGCACCGGCTGGACCTGGCCGGTACCGCCTCCGCGCAGGCGGTCGCCGAGCTCGTCCGGGAGCGCGCCGGAGCATCCGACGGCACGGTGTTCTACGGGTACGGGTTCCGGGACGGGCTGTGGGCCGACGCCCCGCACAAGCGGCTGCTGGACGCGGTGCTGCCCGATCGGCCGGTCGCCCTGGTCAGCGCCGATCTGCATGCCTCGTGGCTCAACTCCGCCTGTCTCGCCCTCGTCGGCCGGGGCGACCACCCCACCGGTCTGATCAGGGAACACGAGGCCCACGAGGTCCTGTCGGCCCTGCCCGCGGCGCCGGACGAGGTGGTCGACGGGTGGATCGAGGAGGCCTGCCGGGCCGCCGCCGCGCGCGGGGTCAGCGGTGTCATCGACTTCCAGTTCGGCGACACGGTCGCGGACTGGGAACGGCGTTCGGCCCAATTCCGGCCCGCCGTACGGGTGTCGGCCGCGGTGTATCCGAGTTACCTGGACGCCGCGATCAAACGCGGGCTGCGGACGGGGGACGTCGTCGGCGCGGAGGGTGGGCTGGTTCAGGTGGGCCCGCTCAAGCTCTTCACGGACGGTTCGCTCAACACGCGTACCGCCCTGTGTCGCGACCCCTACCCGGGACTTGAGGACACGGACGGCGCCCACGGCATCGAGGAGACGGCACCCGACGAGCTCGTACGGCTCATGCGGCACGCCGCCGCGCACGGTGTCGAGCCCGCGGTGCACGCCATCGGCGACCGTGCCAACACCGTTGCCCTGGACGCCTTCGAGGCGGTGCGCTGCCGTGGCCGGATCGAGCACGCGCAGTTGCTGAGTCCTCAAGACCTGCCGAGATTCGCGCAGTTGGGCGTGGTGGCGGGAGTGCAGCCCCGGCACGCGACGGACGACCGGGACGTGGCGGACCGGCACTGGGCCGGACGCACCGGACGCGCCTTCGCCTACGGTGACCTGCTCGCCGCCGGCGCACGGCTGGAGTTCGGTTCCGACGCCCCGGTGTCGCCGCTCGACCCCTGGCTCGCCATCGCGTCCGCCGTCAGCCGCACCGACGACGAGCGCCCCGCCTGGCATCCGGAGCAACGACTGTCCGTACCGGACGCGTTGGTCGCGGCGGCCCGCGGACGCCGGCTCGTCAGGGTCGGCGATCCGGCCGACCTGGTGGTCGTCGACGCGGATCCCCTGGACGCCGACCCGGACACCCTGCGCGCGATGCCCGTGCACGCCACGATGACGAACGGCCGCTGGACGCATGGGACTTACTGA
- a CDS encoding methionyl-tRNA formyltransferase, translated as MRVVMLGYQTWGHRTLQALLDSDHEVVLVVTHPKSEHAYEKIWDDSVAELAEKNDVPVLLRNRPDDAELLDAVREARPDIIVANNWRTWLPPELFDLPPHGTLNVHDSLLPSYAGFSPIIWALLNDEPRVGVTAHRMNGELDAGDVLIQRSVPVGPTDTATDLFHRTVDLIAPIVRESLDLIASGRDAGQWVPQDRSRASFFHKRSAEDSRIDWSWPAERLERLVRAQSDPYPNAYAFHRGERLRIVSAAVSEGRYGGTPGRIFIREGDGVVIVAGPQAHTGRERGLLVRRVRTDDGTEHAAGDYFRTMGGYLTSRP; from the coding sequence ATGCGGGTCGTCATGCTCGGCTATCAGACCTGGGGTCACCGCACGCTGCAGGCGTTGCTGGACTCCGACCACGAGGTCGTTCTCGTCGTCACCCACCCGAAAAGTGAGCATGCCTACGAGAAGATCTGGGACGACAGCGTCGCCGAACTCGCCGAGAAAAACGACGTCCCCGTCCTGCTGCGCAACCGCCCCGACGACGCCGAACTCCTCGACGCAGTACGGGAGGCACGGCCGGACATCATCGTCGCCAACAACTGGCGGACCTGGCTGCCGCCGGAGCTGTTCGACCTCCCGCCGCACGGCACCCTCAACGTCCACGACTCGCTGCTGCCGTCGTACGCGGGCTTCTCGCCGATCATCTGGGCGCTCCTGAACGACGAGCCGCGCGTCGGCGTCACCGCGCACCGCATGAACGGCGAACTCGACGCCGGGGACGTCCTGATCCAGCGCTCGGTGCCGGTCGGGCCCACCGACACGGCGACCGACCTGTTCCACCGCACCGTCGACCTCATCGCGCCCATCGTGCGCGAGTCGCTCGACCTCATCGCCTCCGGGCGGGACGCCGGCCAGTGGGTGCCGCAGGACCGCAGCCGCGCCAGCTTCTTCCACAAGCGCTCGGCCGAGGACAGCCGTATCGACTGGAGTTGGCCCGCGGAACGCCTGGAGCGCCTCGTACGGGCCCAGTCGGACCCGTATCCGAACGCGTACGCCTTCCACCGCGGCGAGCGGCTGAGGATTGTCTCCGCGGCCGTCTCGGAGGGACGCTACGGCGGCACCCCGGGCCGGATCTTCATCCGCGAGGGCGACGGCGTGGTCATCGTGGCGGGCCCGCAGGCCCATACCGGGCGCGAACGTGGGCTGTTGGTCCGCCGGGTGCGCACGGACGACGGCACGGAGCACGCGGCCGGCGACTACTTCCGCACCATGGGCGGGTACTTGACGTCCCGGCCCTGA
- a CDS encoding ABC transporter ATP-binding protein, with protein MSTTDPRAPRTSESPASGPELRARDLHLAYDGRPVVENLDLTVPTGRITAIVGANACGKSTLLRALARLLAPRQGVVELDGVALRSVPTRELARKLGILPQTPVAPEGLTVLDLVGRGRSPHQTWWRQWSAADEEAVHAALEATSLTDLAERPVDELSGGQRQRAWIAMAVAQGTPVLLLDEPTTYLDLAHQIDVLDLITDLNRREGRTIVMVLHDLNQACRYADHVIAMKGGRIVAEGAPADVVTEATVEDVFDLRCRITPDPVSGTPLVIPLGRHHHDGNSRAEDAVTTH; from the coding sequence ATGTCGACCACTGACCCGCGTGCCCCGCGGACGTCCGAATCACCGGCGTCCGGGCCGGAGTTGCGGGCACGCGATCTTCATCTCGCCTACGACGGGCGGCCGGTGGTCGAGAACCTGGACCTGACCGTGCCGACCGGCCGGATCACGGCCATCGTCGGCGCCAACGCCTGCGGGAAATCGACCCTGTTGCGGGCGCTCGCCCGGCTGCTGGCCCCGCGCCAGGGCGTGGTGGAGCTGGACGGCGTCGCGCTGCGGTCCGTCCCCACCCGTGAACTCGCCCGCAAACTGGGCATCTTGCCGCAGACGCCGGTGGCACCGGAGGGGCTGACCGTCCTCGACCTGGTGGGCCGGGGCCGTTCCCCGCACCAGACCTGGTGGCGACAGTGGTCGGCGGCCGACGAGGAGGCCGTGCACGCGGCCCTTGAGGCAACCAGCCTCACCGACCTCGCCGAGCGCCCGGTCGACGAACTCTCCGGCGGCCAGCGGCAACGCGCCTGGATCGCCATGGCAGTTGCGCAGGGCACCCCGGTGCTGCTCCTCGACGAGCCGACGACCTATCTCGACCTCGCCCACCAGATCGACGTGCTCGACCTGATCACGGACCTCAACCGGCGCGAGGGCCGCACGATCGTGATGGTGCTGCACGACCTCAACCAGGCCTGCCGGTACGCCGATCACGTCATCGCCATGAAGGGCGGCCGGATCGTCGCCGAGGGCGCGCCCGCCGATGTCGTCACCGAGGCCACGGTCGAGGACGTCTTCGACCTGCGCTGCCGGATCACGCCCGATCCGGTCAGCGGCACGCCGTTGGTGATACCGCTGGGGCGGCATCACCACGACGGCAACTCCCGGGCCGAGGACGCCGTCACGACCCACTGA
- a CDS encoding beta-glucosidase family protein: MTDTVSRRSALRLLGGAIAVATAATTGLVSPSYADDRARPEAGAGPRVEGLLARLTLDEKISLLHGATDPNSLGQAGYIPGVPRLKIPPLRLTDGPAGVRVTAHATALPAPVLLASAFDPELARRYGQVVGREGRALGQDVLLSPMVNLIRTPYAGRNFETLSEDPLLAGDLVAAEIKGIQGEGLIATVKHFAMNNQEKDRGSIDVRVDEQTMHEVELRGFEAAVGAGTGAVMGAYNKVNGTFACENKTLLTDILRGQWGFDGWVMTDWFAAHSTVAAITAGLDMEMPDGTYFGTPLKSAVQNGSLPERYVDRAVRRILGVMDRFGLLDGSVPPRPARDAKAGAAVALEVAKAGATLLRNEHRTLPLTDGSIAVIGPTGSLPFVSGGGSAHVVPDHADSPLDAIRARAGARTRVTYALGEDLFGKAIPASSLTPAFDSEGQRVAAGGTWSYDGSLTVAGTDEWTFVLHFSSAPTARPQVLLDGVELFPLAAGYGEYFSGGLISVSPDGLSVRRKTLTLAAGAHTLKITAAGGDAGLLFRLRRITGETRGQDVAEAVATARAARQVVLFGYEDATEGLDRTTLELPGNQGDLIGAVTAANPRTTVVLNTSSSTSMPWLARTGAVLQMYYPGQEGAAATAAVLFGDSDPGGRLTQSFPVDDAHHPVAGDPLRYPGVNGTEEYSEGIHVGYRWYDAEGVRPLYPFGHGLSYTSFSYEDASARWNGHGLEVTFTVRNAGRRAGVAVPQVYVGRSPDLQLDQAVRVLGAYRRLALRGGERRRVTVRVDARTLSSWDVRRHAWVLGTGRRAVWVGASAGDLRVRTSAEVKR; encoded by the coding sequence ATGACCGACACCGTGTCCCGGCGATCCGCCCTGCGTCTGCTGGGCGGTGCGATCGCGGTGGCCACCGCGGCCACCACCGGACTCGTCTCCCCGTCGTACGCGGACGACCGGGCCAGACCCGAGGCGGGGGCCGGCCCCCGAGTGGAAGGACTTCTGGCCCGGCTCACCCTCGACGAGAAGATCTCCCTCCTGCACGGCGCCACCGACCCGAACTCGCTCGGCCAGGCCGGCTACATCCCCGGAGTCCCGCGCCTGAAGATCCCGCCGCTACGGCTCACCGACGGACCGGCCGGCGTCCGCGTCACCGCACACGCCACCGCCCTCCCGGCACCCGTCCTGCTCGCCTCCGCCTTCGACCCCGAACTCGCCCGCCGCTACGGCCAGGTCGTCGGCCGCGAGGGACGCGCCCTCGGCCAGGACGTCCTGCTGTCCCCGATGGTGAACCTCATCCGCACCCCGTACGCGGGCCGCAACTTCGAGACCCTCAGCGAGGATCCGCTGCTCGCCGGTGACCTGGTCGCCGCCGAGATCAAGGGCATCCAGGGCGAGGGCCTCATCGCGACCGTCAAGCACTTCGCGATGAACAACCAGGAGAAGGACCGCGGTTCCATCGACGTGCGGGTCGACGAACAGACCATGCACGAGGTCGAGTTGCGCGGTTTCGAAGCGGCCGTCGGCGCCGGCACGGGTGCGGTGATGGGCGCCTACAACAAGGTCAACGGCACCTTCGCCTGCGAGAACAAGACCCTCCTCACCGACATCCTGCGCGGCCAATGGGGCTTCGACGGCTGGGTGATGACCGACTGGTTCGCCGCGCACAGCACCGTCGCCGCGATCACCGCCGGTCTCGACATGGAGATGCCGGACGGCACCTACTTCGGCACGCCCCTCAAGTCGGCCGTGCAGAACGGCAGTCTGCCCGAGCGGTACGTCGACCGCGCGGTGCGCCGGATCCTCGGCGTCATGGACCGGTTCGGACTCCTCGACGGCAGCGTGCCGCCGCGCCCCGCCCGCGATGCGAAGGCCGGCGCCGCCGTCGCCCTGGAGGTCGCCAAGGCGGGCGCGACCCTGCTCCGCAACGAACACCGCACCCTCCCGCTGACCGACGGCTCCATCGCGGTGATCGGCCCCACCGGCTCCCTGCCCTTCGTCAGCGGCGGGGGCAGCGCGCATGTCGTACCGGACCACGCGGACAGCCCGCTCGACGCGATCAGGGCACGGGCCGGCGCGCGGACCCGGGTGACGTACGCGCTCGGCGAGGACCTGTTCGGCAAGGCGATCCCGGCGTCCTCGCTCACGCCGGCCTTCGACAGCGAGGGGCAGCGGGTGGCGGCGGGCGGGACATGGTCGTACGACGGCTCGCTCACCGTCGCCGGGACCGACGAGTGGACCTTCGTACTCCACTTCTCCTCCGCGCCCACCGCCCGCCCCCAAGTCCTCCTCGACGGCGTGGAGTTGTTCCCCCTCGCGGCCGGATACGGCGAGTACTTCTCCGGCGGCCTGATCTCCGTCTCCCCCGACGGCCTCTCCGTCCGCCGCAAGACCCTCACCCTCGCCGCGGGTGCGCACACTCTCAAGATCACCGCTGCGGGCGGTGACGCGGGACTGCTGTTCCGGCTGCGGCGGATCACCGGGGAGACCCGCGGGCAGGACGTCGCCGAGGCGGTCGCGACGGCGCGCGCCGCCCGCCAGGTCGTCCTGTTCGGCTACGAGGACGCCACCGAGGGGCTCGACCGCACCACCCTCGAACTCCCGGGAAACCAGGGCGACTTGATCGGCGCGGTCACGGCGGCGAACCCGCGCACCACCGTCGTCCTCAACACCTCGTCCTCGACCTCGATGCCGTGGCTGGCCCGCACCGGCGCGGTCCTCCAGATGTACTACCCGGGCCAGGAGGGCGCAGCCGCCACCGCCGCCGTCCTGTTCGGGGACTCCGACCCGGGCGGCCGCCTCACCCAGTCCTTCCCGGTCGACGACGCCCACCACCCGGTCGCCGGGGACCCGCTCCGCTACCCCGGTGTGAACGGCACCGAGGAGTACTCGGAAGGCATCCACGTCGGCTACCGCTGGTACGACGCGGAGGGCGTCCGGCCGCTCTACCCCTTCGGGCACGGACTGTCGTACACCTCCTTCTCCTACGAGGACGCGTCGGCGCGGTGGAACGGGCACGGGCTGGAGGTGACCTTCACGGTCCGCAACGCCGGGCGACGGGCCGGGGTGGCCGTGCCTCAGGTGTACGTCGGCCGCTCACCTGACCTGCAACTCGACCAGGCTGTCCGGGTGTTGGGCGCCTATCGGCGGCTCGCGCTGCGCGGCGGGGAGCGGCGGCGGGTCACTGTGCGGGTGGACGCGCGGACCTTGTCGTCGTGGGATGTGCGGCGGCATGCGTGGGTGCTGGGGACGGGGCGGCGGGCCGTGTGGGTCGGGGCCTCGGCGGGGGATCTGCGGGTGCGGACGAGTGCGGAGGTGAAGCGGTGA
- a CDS encoding FecCD family ABC transporter permease codes for MASGRRLRTTVLVTLVVALLVLLSLLSVALGALSVPLDQVVRSVLGHPPSRLVDNVIWSVRVPRTLLGLTTGAALGLSGALMQALTRNPLADPGILGVSAGASFAIVMAVGVFGVVSLYGYVWFAFGGALVASVVVFFLGRLGGSGATPVKLALAGVAVTSLLQSFTSAVVLTDQDALDRYRFWSAGTLADQDSGELMRILPFLAVGAVLALSLAPALNSMALGDDVAASLGRRLGLVRLQGVTAVVLLTGASVAVIGPVVFLGLVVPHIARVLAQYAGIGPDYRWLLPLSAALAPVLLLSADILGRMVDRPTEIQAGVLVAFLGGPFFIVLVRRRKLAEV; via the coding sequence GTGGCTTCAGGCAGAAGGCTTCGCACCACGGTGCTGGTGACACTGGTCGTCGCCCTCCTCGTCCTGCTGTCCCTGCTGTCGGTCGCCCTGGGCGCGCTCAGCGTCCCGCTCGACCAAGTGGTGCGCTCGGTGCTCGGCCATCCGCCCAGCCGCCTCGTCGACAACGTCATCTGGTCGGTGCGCGTGCCCCGCACCCTGCTCGGCCTGACGACCGGCGCGGCACTCGGCCTGTCCGGCGCACTGATGCAGGCCCTGACCCGCAATCCGCTCGCGGACCCGGGCATCCTCGGGGTGAGCGCCGGAGCGTCCTTCGCCATCGTCATGGCGGTCGGGGTGTTCGGGGTCGTCTCGCTGTACGGCTATGTGTGGTTCGCGTTCGGCGGGGCGCTCGTCGCGAGTGTCGTGGTCTTCTTCCTGGGGCGGCTGGGCGGGTCCGGGGCCACCCCGGTGAAACTGGCGCTCGCCGGGGTCGCCGTCACCTCGCTGCTCCAGTCGTTCACCAGCGCCGTCGTGCTGACCGACCAGGACGCGCTGGACCGCTACCGCTTCTGGTCGGCCGGCACCCTCGCCGATCAGGACTCCGGCGAGCTGATGCGCATCCTGCCCTTCCTCGCCGTGGGCGCCGTGTTGGCCCTGTCCCTCGCGCCCGCCCTCAACAGCATGGCCCTCGGCGACGACGTGGCCGCCTCCCTGGGACGGCGGCTCGGTCTGGTCCGCCTCCAAGGGGTCACCGCCGTCGTGCTGTTGACCGGCGCGTCGGTCGCCGTCATCGGTCCGGTGGTCTTCCTCGGTCTGGTCGTCCCGCACATCGCGCGGGTCCTCGCGCAGTACGCCGGGATCGGCCCCGACTACCGGTGGCTGCTGCCGCTGTCCGCCGCGCTCGCGCCCGTTCTGCTGCTGTCCGCCGACATCCTGGGCCGGATGGTGGACCGCCCGACCGAGATCCAGGCCGGTGTCCTCGTCGCCTTCCTCGGCGGCCCGTTCTTCATCGTCCTGGTCCGCCGCCGGAAGCTCGCGGAGGTATGA
- a CDS encoding VOC family protein has protein sequence MIADLQCVVLDCSDPVELAEFYRAVLGGTVNQQDRRWALGDNWATLHTPSGLVLAFQRSADYRPPQWPDPARPQQFHMDFGVADLDRAQEQVLAMGATVLDDDGSDRRSWRVYADPAGHPFCLVRH, from the coding sequence GTGATCGCTGATCTTCAATGTGTGGTGCTGGACTGCTCGGATCCGGTGGAACTCGCCGAGTTCTACCGGGCGGTGCTCGGTGGGACGGTCAATCAGCAGGATCGGCGCTGGGCACTCGGCGACAACTGGGCGACGTTGCACACGCCCTCCGGTCTCGTTCTCGCGTTCCAGCGGTCAGCGGACTATCGGCCGCCTCAGTGGCCGGACCCCGCCCGTCCCCAGCAGTTCCACATGGACTTCGGCGTTGCGGACCTGGACCGAGCCCAAGAGCAGGTGCTGGCCATGGGGGCGACCGTATTGGACGACGACGGTTCCGATCGACGGAGCTGGCGTGTCTATGCCGATCCCGCAGGGCATCCGTTCTGCCTGGTCCGTCACTGA
- a CDS encoding lysine N(6)-hydroxylase/L-ornithine N(5)-oxygenase family protein, with protein MKSPLLDSEVVHDILGIGFGPSNLALSIAVEEHNKSLPADSRLNALFLERQPRFGWHRGMLIDDATMQVSFLKDLVTLRNPTSDYSFLCFLREQGRLIDFLNQKTLFPLRVEFHEYFEWAAERVSHLVSYGSEVVAVDPVRGDDGEIAYFDVTSHDPSGSGTTITRRARNISVAMGLEPHVPPGLELAERIWHNSELIPRATRLADEGKPVQRAVVLGAGQSAAEAVDYLHRTFPDAEVCSVFAKYGYTPADDSPFANRIFDPEAVDVYFSAPSEVKQSLIDYHRSTNYSVVDMELIEALYATAYREKVAGRERLRFLNVSRIRAVDPASDGGLDIAVEFLPTGEKQVLSADVLVLATGYRPRDLSSLLGEAAKLCLRDDGDEVRVGRDHRVETVPEVTAGLYLQGGTEHTHGLTSTLLSTVAVRAEEIHRSVQAAKLPA; from the coding sequence GTGAAGTCACCGCTACTGGATTCCGAAGTGGTCCACGACATACTCGGAATCGGATTCGGTCCGTCAAATCTCGCTCTGTCCATAGCGGTTGAGGAGCACAACAAGAGCCTTCCGGCAGACAGCCGTCTCAACGCCCTGTTCCTGGAACGCCAGCCGCGGTTCGGCTGGCACCGGGGCATGCTGATCGACGACGCCACGATGCAGGTGTCGTTCCTCAAAGACCTGGTCACGCTGCGGAATCCGACCAGCGACTACAGCTTCCTCTGCTTCCTGCGCGAGCAGGGCAGACTGATCGACTTCCTGAACCAGAAGACCCTGTTCCCGCTGCGCGTGGAGTTCCACGAGTACTTCGAGTGGGCGGCCGAGCGGGTCTCCCATCTGGTCTCCTACGGCAGCGAGGTCGTCGCCGTCGACCCGGTGCGCGGCGACGACGGTGAGATCGCCTACTTCGACGTCACCAGCCACGACCCTTCGGGTTCCGGTACGACGATCACCCGCCGGGCGCGCAACATCAGCGTCGCGATGGGACTCGAGCCGCATGTGCCGCCGGGGCTCGAACTGGCCGAACGCATCTGGCACAACAGCGAGTTGATCCCCCGCGCGACCCGACTCGCCGACGAGGGCAAGCCCGTGCAGCGGGCCGTGGTGCTCGGCGCCGGACAGAGCGCCGCCGAGGCGGTGGACTATCTGCACCGCACCTTCCCGGACGCCGAGGTGTGCTCGGTGTTCGCCAAATACGGCTACACCCCGGCCGACGACAGCCCGTTCGCGAACCGCATCTTCGACCCGGAGGCGGTGGACGTCTACTTCTCGGCCCCGTCCGAGGTCAAGCAGTCGCTCATCGACTACCACCGCTCGACCAACTACTCAGTGGTCGACATGGAGTTGATCGAGGCCCTGTACGCCACCGCGTACCGGGAGAAGGTGGCCGGACGGGAACGGCTGCGCTTCCTCAACGTCTCCCGGATCCGCGCCGTCGACCCCGCGTCGGACGGCGGTCTCGACATCGCCGTGGAGTTCCTGCCCACCGGCGAGAAGCAGGTGCTGTCCGCGGATGTGCTGGTGCTCGCCACCGGTTACCGTCCCCGCGACCTGAGTTCACTGCTCGGCGAGGCGGCGAAGCTCTGCCTGAGGGACGACGGCGACGAGGTCCGCGTGGGCCGCGACCACCGGGTCGAGACGGTCCCCGAAGTCACCGCGGGCCTCTACCTCCAGGGCGGCACCGAGCACACGCACGGGCTGACCAGCACGCTGCTGTCGACGGTCGCGGTGCGGGCGGAGGAGATCCATCGGTCGGTGCAGGCGGCGAAACTGCCTGCCTGA
- a CDS encoding isochorismatase family protein, giving the protein MPSSDMVPYVMPGPAALPPDRTGWAIDPCRAALVVLNVQNHFLHVLRESSAPVGELLAGVGRLTESARAAGIPVLYTLKTAEREPDGRETSFGHPRLPGGEDSRDVVDAIRPQVGDSVLVAKRFSAFAGTRLRRRLAELGRDQPVIVGVFARTQVLLTAADAWMQDMEPFVVADAVADRAHEDHRMAMDWIAATCGAVRTVRGVADVFGGPGPRHRGESRPSTPLM; this is encoded by the coding sequence ATGCCGTCATCCGACATGGTCCCGTACGTCATGCCCGGCCCCGCCGCGCTGCCCCCGGACCGGACGGGCTGGGCGATCGACCCGTGCCGCGCGGCGCTGGTGGTCCTGAACGTCCAGAACCACTTCCTGCACGTGCTGCGGGAGTCCTCCGCGCCGGTCGGTGAACTCCTCGCGGGAGTGGGGCGGTTGACGGAGTCGGCGCGGGCGGCGGGCATCCCCGTCCTGTACACCCTCAAGACCGCTGAGCGGGAACCGGACGGTCGCGAGACCAGCTTCGGGCATCCCCGCCTGCCCGGCGGCGAGGACTCCCGTGACGTCGTGGACGCGATCCGGCCGCAGGTCGGCGACAGCGTGCTGGTGGCGAAGCGGTTCAGCGCCTTCGCCGGCACCCGGCTGCGGCGCAGACTCGCGGAGTTGGGGCGCGACCAGCCCGTGATCGTCGGCGTGTTCGCCCGCACCCAGGTCCTGCTGACGGCCGCCGACGCGTGGATGCAGGACATGGAGCCCTTCGTCGTCGCCGACGCGGTGGCCGACCGGGCACACGAAGACCACCGGATGGCCATGGACTGGATCGCGGCGACCTGCGGAGCGGTCAGAACCGTGCGGGGCGTGGCGGACGTGTTCGGCGGGCCCGGACCCCGGCACCGCGGGGAGAGCCGCCCCTCAACGCCGTTGATGTGA
- a CDS encoding FecCD family ABC transporter permease — MSVPAPPSPAVLGNRPFRLAVPPVSGVLRPRLLLTGVGVALGAFLLFCWGLTIGDYPVAFTDVIRALWGSGDAGTVIVVQNLRLPRALVGLLVGIAFGVSGAVFQTMTRNPLASPDMIGLTEGAGTAVVAAVVLGWTGGLGLSTLGLLGALATALLVYALAWKGGATGYRIILVGIGVSWICSSATNFLVARGSRFQAEAALGWLVGNLNGRTWSQVDSLAIALAVLLPVTLGMGRWMRTLMLGDDVAAGLGTPVQPVRLALLLAGVGLVAFGTAAAGPVAFVALACPQIAQRLAGTSSPPPLVSGLTGAFVVLGSDLLAREAIPGTELPVGIVTGALGAPVLLWLLIRVNRAGSGG, encoded by the coding sequence ATGAGCGTGCCCGCACCACCGTCCCCCGCCGTCCTGGGCAACCGGCCGTTCCGGCTGGCCGTCCCTCCGGTGTCCGGCGTGCTGCGTCCACGCCTGCTGCTCACGGGAGTCGGTGTCGCGCTCGGCGCGTTCCTGCTGTTCTGCTGGGGTCTGACCATCGGCGACTACCCGGTGGCCTTCACGGATGTCATCAGGGCCCTGTGGGGTTCGGGCGACGCGGGCACGGTCATCGTCGTCCAGAATCTACGGCTGCCACGCGCCCTGGTCGGCCTGCTGGTCGGCATCGCGTTCGGGGTGTCCGGGGCGGTGTTCCAGACGATGACCCGCAATCCGCTGGCCAGCCCCGACATGATCGGGCTCACCGAGGGCGCCGGAACTGCCGTGGTGGCGGCGGTCGTTCTGGGCTGGACCGGCGGACTCGGGCTGTCCACGCTGGGGTTGCTCGGCGCGCTGGCCACGGCGCTGCTCGTGTACGCGCTGGCGTGGAAGGGCGGAGCCACCGGGTACCGCATCATCCTCGTCGGCATCGGGGTGTCCTGGATCTGCTCCAGCGCCACCAACTTCCTTGTGGCGCGCGGCAGTCGGTTCCAGGCGGAGGCGGCGCTGGGCTGGCTGGTCGGCAACCTCAACGGCCGGACCTGGAGCCAGGTGGACTCCCTGGCCATCGCCCTGGCCGTCCTGCTGCCGGTCACGCTGGGCATGGGCCGCTGGATGCGCACGCTCATGCTCGGCGACGACGTGGCCGCCGGGCTCGGCACACCCGTCCAACCGGTGCGGCTGGCCCTGCTGTTGGCCGGGGTGGGCCTGGTCGCCTTCGGTACGGCGGCCGCCGGACCGGTGGCGTTCGTCGCGCTGGCCTGTCCGCAGATCGCCCAGCGGCTGGCGGGCACCTCGTCGCCGCCCCCGCTCGTCTCCGGTCTCACCGGCGCGTTCGTCGTCCTCGGCTCCGATCTCCTCGCCCGCGAGGCGATCCCGGGGACGGAACTGCCGGTCGGGATCGTCACCGGCGCCCTCGGCGCGCCGGTCCTGCTGTGGCTGCTCATCCGCGTCAACCGCGCGGGCTCTGGAGGCTGA